A window of the Methanobrevibacter sp. genome harbors these coding sequences:
- a CDS encoding Mur ligase family protein yields the protein MSFKVSVAKLVAKVGGPFSKFGSGSGKSFAGILFTKIAGIDAISELSKQLGIGSIILTGTNGKTTTTTLLIKLLSTDVPIRSSFESNTINAIASAFIQQKGDIGVFEYGIRNIKYGIPDTVQRVVDPVGVVYTTISQEHTQVAGVKNPFEDYYKAKRLLSQGMKRGVIITNGDDPRTALLGIDKEKDVHVNYYGIETDGIEDINGEAVNCPKCGETLTYSKYYLNHRGIYSCSCGFKRPDLNVKLTDIEFAPDSWKLTIEGDLFNYTVSKNINFNIDITVPPYGFHNIYNTLASITTYASFTPKVENIESTVKKVFNNLDMSFIPPGRFEVVDIGGKFVGLGQGDNGDALKINAMFMNQFVDAPLEFIYTTPDVDEEEIFEDHYKVIKSMNPEHVIVVPGRHSIEKAEEYYNIIKQDFPDAEFYPLSYEEMDVRIEKLNELARNSDYKYVIMTGCGEEQAMWEEIKKKMINR from the coding sequence ATGAGTTTTAAAGTTAGTGTTGCAAAACTTGTAGCTAAAGTAGGAGGACCATTTTCAAAATTCGGATCTGGAAGTGGAAAAAGTTTTGCAGGAATTTTATTTACAAAGATTGCAGGTATTGATGCAATTTCAGAATTATCAAAGCAATTGGGTATAGGTTCAATTATTCTTACAGGAACAAACGGAAAGACAACAACTACAACACTTTTAATTAAGTTATTATCAACTGATGTTCCAATCAGAAGCAGTTTTGAAAGTAACACTATCAATGCTATAGCTTCAGCTTTCATCCAGCAAAAAGGGGACATTGGTGTTTTTGAATATGGAATCCGTAATATCAAATACGGAATTCCGGACACAGTTCAGAGAGTCGTTGACCCTGTTGGTGTAGTATATACGACCATTTCCCAGGAACATACTCAGGTTGCCGGTGTTAAAAACCCATTTGAAGATTATTATAAAGCTAAAAGATTGCTGTCTCAGGGCATGAAGCGTGGAGTTATCATAACCAATGGTGATGACCCAAGAACAGCACTGTTAGGGATTGACAAAGAAAAGGATGTCCATGTAAACTATTATGGAATTGAAACCGATGGAATTGAAGATATCAACGGTGAAGCGGTAAACTGTCCGAAATGCGGTGAAACATTAACATATTCCAAATATTATCTCAATCATAGAGGCATCTATTCCTGCAGCTGCGGATTCAAACGTCCTGACTTGAATGTTAAACTAACAGATATTGAATTTGCTCCTGATTCATGGAAACTCACAATTGAAGGAGATTTGTTCAATTACACTGTTTCAAAAAACATTAACTTTAACATAGACATTACTGTACCTCCATACGGTTTCCACAATATATACAATACTCTGGCCTCCATTACAACCTACGCATCATTCACTCCTAAGGTGGAAAACATTGAATCCACGGTTAAAAAAGTATTCAACAATCTGGACATGTCATTTATTCCGCCTGGAAGATTTGAAGTTGTTGATATAGGAGGCAAATTCGTCGGATTGGGTCAGGGTGATAATGGTGATGCGCTTAAAATCAATGCAATGTTCATGAATCAGTTCGTTGATGCTCCATTGGAGTTCATCTATACAACTCCGGATGTGGATGAAGAGGAAATCTTTGAAGACCACTATAAGGTAATAAAAAGCATGAATCCGGAACATGTTATTGTTGTTCCTGGAAGGCATTCCATTGAGAAAGCCGAAGAATACTATAATATTATAAAACAGGATTTCCCCGATGCCGAGTTTTACCCTCTCAGTTATGAGGAAATGGACGTCAGAATTGAAAAGTTAAATGAACTGGCCAGAAATTCAGACTATAAATATGTAATCATGACAGGTTGCGGTGAAGAACAGGCAATGTGGGAAGAAATCAAAAAGAAAATGATTAATAGATAA
- a CDS encoding aldo/keto reductase → MDYVKLGNSNLNVSRICMGCMGFGDPQNGMHTWTLPEKESLEIIKKGMDNGINFFDTAIGYQNGTSEQYVGRAIREYASREDIVLATKFLPRTEEEIKNNVSGQEHIHNFVDKSLENLGLDYIDLYIYHMWDYNTPLYDILEGLTEVIDEGKVKYIGISNCFAWQLAKANALAEAEGFHKFVSIQGHYNLIFREEEREMIPLCAADNIATTPYSSLASGRLSRLPGEDSKRLNEDFYAKLKYQNSESQDLEIIKRVDELANNYDVSMTEVSLAWLLEKVTSPIVGATKAHHVDGAVGAVDLKLTSDDISYLEEPYVAHDLVGVMADNKISASDNEKVWQKHTKDKI, encoded by the coding sequence CTGAAAAGGAATCTCTTGAAATCATTAAAAAGGGAATGGATAATGGAATAAACTTTTTTGATACTGCCATAGGATATCAGAACGGAACTTCAGAACAGTATGTGGGTCGTGCGATAAGGGAATATGCTTCACGTGAAGATATAGTGCTTGCAACTAAGTTTCTTCCAAGAACAGAAGAGGAAATAAAAAACAATGTCTCAGGTCAGGAGCACATTCATAATTTTGTAGATAAAAGCCTTGAAAATTTAGGTCTCGACTACATAGACTTATATATTTATCACATGTGGGACTACAATACTCCGTTGTATGATATTCTTGAAGGACTGACTGAGGTCATTGATGAAGGAAAAGTAAAATACATCGGTATTTCAAACTGTTTTGCATGGCAGCTTGCAAAGGCAAATGCCCTGGCTGAAGCTGAAGGTTTTCACAAATTCGTATCAATTCAGGGTCATTACAACCTGATTTTCAGAGAAGAGGAACGTGAAATGATTCCTCTTTGTGCAGCGGATAATATCGCAACAACACCTTACAGTTCACTTGCTTCCGGAAGACTTTCAAGACTTCCTGGTGAAGATTCAAAAAGATTAAACGAAGACTTTTATGCCAAACTGAAATATCAGAATAGTGAATCACAGGATTTGGAAATCATTAAAAGGGTTGATGAACTGGCCAATAATTATGATGTTTCAATGACTGAAGTTTCACTGGCATGGCTTTTGGAGAAGGTTACCTCTCCAATTGTAGGTGCAACCAAAGCTCACCATGTTGATGGAGCAGTCGGCGCAGTTGATTTAAAACTGACTTCTGATGACATCAGCTATCTTGAAGAGCCTTATGTAGCTCATGATCTTGTTGGTGTGATGGCGGATAATAAAATCTCAGCCAGTGACAATGAAAAAGTCTGGCAGAAGCATACTAAAGATAAAATTTAA
- a CDS encoding GNAT family N-acetyltransferase: MILKTQNLLLRPWRESDAECLYHFAKNPNVGPIAGWPPHESVDDSLNIIKTVFSKRETYAVVRNDIPIGCVGLLFHPDTNHWWGEGACELGYWIAEEFWGNGYAVEASKAIIKRAFDDLNVTHIYASYRIENSQSKRVLEKLGFKYYTELVNQNYLGEYFKEIAMILEK, translated from the coding sequence ATGATTTTAAAAACTCAAAACCTCCTTTTAAGGCCTTGGCGCGAAAGCGATGCTGAATGTTTATATCACTTTGCAAAAAATCCCAATGTAGGTCCGATTGCAGGATGGCCACCTCATGAAAGCGTTGATGATAGTTTAAACATTATCAAAACAGTCTTTTCCAAAAGGGAAACCTATGCAGTTGTCAGGAATGACATTCCAATAGGCTGTGTGGGACTACTGTTTCACCCGGATACAAACCATTGGTGGGGGGAAGGAGCATGTGAACTTGGCTACTGGATAGCTGAGGAGTTCTGGGGAAATGGCTATGCGGTAGAAGCATCAAAAGCAATAATCAAAAGAGCATTTGATGATTTGAATGTAACCCATATTTACGCTTCATATAGAATTGAAAATTCCCAGTCAAAAAGGGTTTTGGAAAAATTGGGCTTTAAATATTATACAGAATTGGTTAACCAAAATTATTTAGGTGAATATTTTAAAGAAATTGCAATGATTTTAGAAAAATAA
- a CDS encoding ADP-ribosylglycohydrolase family protein, with product MKVKDGICGFIVGDALGVPVEFYSRAELAEDPVNEMRGNGTYNMPKGTWSDDSSMTIATMRSIVDKKGIDYEDIMINFCKWAFESEFTQYNDTFDIGNTTRRSLTRYKNSADAMSSGGTSTHDNGNGSLMRILPLAFIPDINHETIENVSGLTHAHDRSKIACVLYIEIAKSMLENDLTIDEHVKNACNKIVSYYEGNEELIHFKRILDDDFTGEIRSGGYVIDTIESVIYCLKNTDTYSDAVLKAVNLGGDTDTTAAICGGLAGIFYGYDAIPIDWIESIPHLDKVMSLCEKFEAFCDEC from the coding sequence ATGAAGGTTAAAGACGGAATATGCGGTTTTATTGTTGGAGATGCACTTGGAGTTCCTGTTGAATTTTACTCAAGAGCGGAACTTGCAGAAGATCCGGTAAATGAGATGAGAGGCAATGGAACATACAATATGCCCAAGGGCACCTGGTCTGATGACTCCTCAATGACCATTGCAACTATGAGAAGCATTGTAGACAAGAAAGGAATTGACTATGAAGACATCATGATAAATTTCTGCAAATGGGCCTTTGAAAGTGAATTCACACAGTATAACGATACTTTTGATATTGGAAATACAACCAGAAGGAGCCTTACAAGATATAAAAATAGTGCAGATGCAATGTCAAGCGGAGGAACATCAACACATGACAACGGAAACGGATCACTTATGAGGATATTGCCCCTTGCTTTTATTCCGGATATCAACCATGAAACAATTGAAAACGTATCAGGCCTAACCCATGCCCATGACAGGTCAAAAATAGCCTGCGTTTTATATATTGAAATTGCAAAATCAATGCTTGAAAATGACCTGACCATAGATGAGCATGTGAAAAATGCCTGCAATAAAATTGTTTCATATTATGAAGGAAACGAAGAGCTAATCCACTTTAAAAGAATACTTGACGATGATTTTACCGGAGAAATCAGAAGTGGAGGCTATGTTATTGACACCATTGAAAGTGTCATCTATTGTTTAAAAAATACAGACACCTACAGTGATGCAGTCCTTAAAGCAGTGAATCTGGGCGGAGATACAGATACTACTGCAGCTATTTGCGGAGGACTTGCAGGAATTTTTTACGGATATGATGCAATACCTATAGATTGGATTGAATCAATTCCGCATCTTGACAAGGTAATGTCATTATGTGAAAAATTCGAGGCGTTTTGTGATGAATGTTAA
- a CDS encoding AbrB/MazE/SpoVT family DNA-binding domain-containing protein has translation MDGIVSSKIYKGFQTVIPSKIRDEIGITLEDTLNWRVEKDVIIVEVEKQRPLSDLAKFAISLDEETDVVDLKRKSGRGEL, from the coding sequence ATGGATGGCATTGTCAGTTCAAAAATATATAAGGGATTTCAGACAGTTATTCCAAGTAAAATTAGGGATGAGATTGGAATAACTTTAGAAGATACTCTTAATTGGAGAGTTGAAAAGGATGTGATTATTGTGGAAGTGGAAAAACAAAGACCTTTATCTGATTTAGCGAAATTTGCAATTTCTCTTGATGAAGAAACTGATGTTGTTGATTTGAAAAGAAAATCAGGTAGAGGGGAATTATAG
- a CDS encoding zinc ribbon domain-containing protein, with product MTRICENCKFENQDDYDFCAKCGTPLVEGVQPKNFIVFRNELPPVNNKAIIASYIVTIFLSWSGFIVGTFLKNTNLSFFTFFGFFMPFYLVQSRHPTIKKHGIVMLIISLVGVALSFYTVLHK from the coding sequence ATGACAAGAATATGTGAAAATTGCAAATTTGAAAATCAGGATGATTATGATTTCTGCGCAAAATGCGGAACTCCACTGGTGGAAGGTGTTCAGCCTAAAAATTTCATTGTGTTTCGCAACGAATTGCCTCCGGTAAACAACAAGGCGATTATAGCCTCATATATAGTTACAATATTTTTGTCCTGGAGCGGATTTATCGTTGGAACATTTCTTAAAAACACAAATCTTTCTTTTTTTACATTCTTTGGTTTTTTCATGCCTTTCTATCTTGTCCAGTCAAGACATCCGACAATTAAAAAGCACGGAATAGTAATGTTAATTATTTCACTTGTTGGTGTGGCTCTCTCATTTTATACTGTGCTTCACAAATAG
- the lonB gene encoding ATP-dependent protease LonB, producing MLDYDNIKSSQDIEVPPLLIDQVIGHEESIETIKKAAKQRRNVLLIGDPGVGKSMLAKGMAQILPHETLQDVLVYPNMEDNNHPLVRTVPAGEGKKIVRATKGSAKGHEERKTIITMFAIGGILVIGFMYGRLLESIIAAALILLISIQIKPKTNNMSPKLLVNNEESRFAPFMDATGAHAGALLGDVRHDPYQSGGLGTPAHERVEAGMIHKANRGVLYIDEIGTMSMKTQQELLSAMQEKQYAITGQSENSSGAMVRSQAVPCDFVLVASGNLQVLEGMHIAMRSRIRGYGYEVFMKDYMEDTTENREKLVQFVAQEVKNDGRIPHFAPDALDEIILEAKRRSGKQNALTLRLRDLGGLVRSAGDVAIEKGAELVTAEHVVEAKRFARTLEQQIADRSIIQRKDYSMVSAEGGRVGLINGLAVIGDRSGIVSPIAAEAAPTQSKNGGQIIATGKLGEIAQESVQNVSALIKKYTNKDISDYDIHIQFIQTYDGVEGDSASVSIATAVISAVEEIPIDQTVALTGSLNVRGDVMPIGGATAKIEAAAEAGMKKVLIPKSNLKDVMIEKKYEDMIEIIPTETLSDVLENILISGSKKDNLIAKMKNLGSRVAEKVPQTTINNPTTN from the coding sequence ATGCTGGATTATGATAACATAAAAAGCTCACAAGATATTGAGGTTCCACCTTTATTAATTGATCAGGTTATAGGACATGAAGAGTCCATTGAAACAATTAAAAAAGCAGCAAAACAAAGAAGGAATGTTTTGTTAATAGGTGACCCTGGTGTGGGTAAATCCATGCTTGCAAAAGGAATGGCACAAATCCTGCCTCATGAAACCCTACAAGATGTTTTGGTCTATCCTAATATGGAAGATAACAACCATCCTCTGGTAAGAACAGTCCCTGCAGGTGAAGGTAAAAAAATTGTAAGGGCAACAAAAGGGTCCGCCAAAGGTCATGAAGAGAGAAAAACAATTATTACAATGTTTGCTATTGGTGGTATCCTGGTTATAGGATTCATGTACGGCAGATTGCTCGAATCCATTATTGCAGCTGCTTTAATCTTACTTATATCAATACAGATTAAACCTAAAACCAATAACATGTCTCCAAAATTATTGGTTAACAATGAAGAATCCAGATTTGCACCATTCATGGATGCGACTGGTGCTCATGCAGGTGCACTTTTAGGAGATGTACGTCACGACCCATACCAATCCGGAGGATTAGGAACTCCTGCACACGAACGTGTCGAAGCAGGTATGATTCACAAGGCAAACCGTGGAGTTTTATATATTGACGAAATAGGTACAATGAGTATGAAAACCCAGCAGGAGCTTTTATCTGCAATGCAGGAAAAGCAATATGCAATCACAGGTCAAAGTGAAAACTCCAGTGGTGCAATGGTAAGGTCACAGGCAGTTCCATGTGACTTTGTGCTTGTAGCATCAGGAAACCTTCAGGTATTGGAAGGAATGCACATAGCAATGAGGTCAAGAATCAGAGGATACGGTTACGAAGTTTTCATGAAAGATTACATGGAAGATACAACCGAAAACCGAGAAAAACTGGTTCAATTCGTAGCTCAGGAAGTTAAAAACGATGGAAGAATTCCACACTTCGCTCCTGATGCATTGGATGAAATTATCCTTGAAGCTAAAAGAAGATCAGGTAAGCAAAATGCATTGACCTTAAGGTTAAGGGACTTAGGCGGTTTAGTCAGGTCCGCTGGTGATGTAGCTATTGAAAAAGGTGCAGAGCTTGTTACTGCTGAGCATGTTGTTGAAGCTAAAAGATTTGCAAGAACCCTCGAACAGCAAATAGCTGACAGATCCATTATCCAAAGAAAAGATTACAGTATGGTATCTGCTGAAGGTGGAAGAGTTGGTCTTATCAATGGTCTTGCAGTAATTGGAGATAGAAGCGGTATTGTATCACCAATTGCAGCTGAAGCAGCACCAACACAATCTAAAAACGGTGGTCAAATCATAGCTACCGGTAAACTTGGTGAAATCGCTCAGGAATCTGTTCAAAACGTAAGTGCACTGATTAAAAAATACACTAACAAGGACATTTCAGATTATGACATTCACATTCAGTTTATACAAACCTATGATGGTGTTGAAGGCGACTCAGCCAGTGTAAGTATTGCTACTGCGGTAATTTCAGCTGTTGAAGAGATTCCGATTGACCAGACCGTAGCATTGACCGGTTCACTTAATGTTCGTGGAGATGTAATGCCTATCGGTGGTGCAACAGCAAAAATTGAAGCGGCTGCAGAAGCGGGAATGAAAAAAGTATTGATTCCTAAATCTAATTTAAAAGATGTTATGATTGAGAAAAAATACGAAGACATGATTGAAATCATTCCAACCGAAACTTTAAGTGATGTTTTAGAAAATATCTTAATCAGCGGTTCTAAAAAAGATAACTTGATTGCAAAAATGAAGAATTTAGGTTCCAGAGTCGCTGAAAAAGTTCCACAAACAACAATTAATAATCCAACTACAAATTAA
- a CDS encoding ribose-phosphate diphosphokinase: protein MIIGGSASQDLAAHVARELGEELCYVETRKFPDGERYLRIDGEISDEVTVIQSTGYPQDENLMELLFLISNLKDLGAKKVRAVVPYMGYARQEKRFNPGETVSAKIICELIQAAGADEFITFNIHEECVLNFFDIPARNISAMPAIAEYLDKKFFKKEDLKPLIIAPDKGAYGFAQEISKIIGCDCTYLTKVRLGPDKVETKIVDVRCDSESENTVNIDSVKGMHAVIVDDIIATGGTIVNAINILKQYGASAIDVCCVHPILTNNGATRIYAAGANKIIGTNSLSSDTSRVSIAKAIADALRD from the coding sequence GTGATTATAGGTGGTTCAGCTTCACAAGATTTAGCAGCTCATGTAGCTCGTGAACTCGGAGAAGAATTATGTTATGTTGAAACTCGTAAGTTTCCGGATGGAGAAAGGTATTTAAGAATTGATGGTGAGATTTCTGATGAAGTAACTGTTATCCAGTCAACAGGATATCCTCAGGATGAAAATCTGATGGAATTGTTATTCTTAATATCAAATCTAAAGGATTTGGGAGCTAAAAAAGTTCGTGCAGTGGTTCCATATATGGGATATGCAAGACAGGAAAAACGTTTCAATCCCGGCGAGACAGTTTCCGCAAAAATAATCTGCGAATTGATTCAAGCAGCAGGTGCAGATGAGTTTATCACATTCAATATTCATGAGGAATGTGTATTGAACTTCTTTGACATTCCGGCAAGAAACATCTCAGCAATGCCTGCAATTGCCGAATATCTGGACAAGAAATTCTTCAAAAAAGAAGATCTAAAACCATTAATTATAGCTCCGGATAAAGGTGCTTACGGTTTTGCTCAGGAAATTTCTAAAATTATCGGTTGTGACTGTACATATTTAACAAAAGTTCGTTTAGGACCTGATAAGGTTGAAACAAAAATTGTAGATGTCAGATGCGATAGTGAAAGTGAAAATACTGTAAATATCGATTCAGTTAAAGGCATGCACGCTGTCATTGTTGATGATATTATTGCAACCGGAGGAACAATTGTCAATGCAATAAACATTTTAAAACAGTATGGTGCATCTGCAATTGACGTATGCTGTGTGCATCCGATTCTAACCAATAACGGCGCTACCAGAATCTATGCTGCAGGTGCCAACAAAATCATTGGTACAAACAGTTTATCATCTGACACTTCACGTGTATCCATTGCAAAAGCTATTGCAGATGCATTGAGGGATTAG
- the uvrB gene encoding excinuclease ABC subunit UvrB, with protein MKEFKLKSPYKPLGDQPKAINSLAEGIKKGIKEQTLLGVTGSGKTFTMANVIEKVQKPTLVISHNKTLAAQLYEEFKEFFPDNAVEYFVSYYDYYQPEAYVPRTDTFIDKEASINEDIDMMRHSATQSLLSRDDVIVVSSVSCIYGIGSPEDYGEFAFGIAVGDIYERSEILSRLVFMQYERNDIEFDRGQFRVRGDVIEINPVHGTPPIRIELFGDEIDAISIIDKVTGKKQESLQRYMIFPAKHFVVGQDKMDVALANIKQELDERLNELNLTGKLLEAQRLEQRTRFDIEMLQEMGYCPGVENYSMHLSGRNWGDKPYSLLKYFPDDFLTIIDESHVTVPQIRGMYNGDRARKETLVEYGFRLPSAKENRPLRFDEFESSVNQVIYVSATPAQYELAKSRNVVEQIIRPTGLVDPEVIIRPVTGQVEDLLEEVRKTAKKDERVLVTTLTKRMAEDLTDYYARIGVKVRYMHSEIDTLERIDIVDDLRRGKFDVLVGVNLLREGLDLPEVSLVAILDADKEGFLRNQTSLIQTIGRAARNVNGRVIMYVDEMTDSVQNAYDITLKRRKLQMKYNEVHGITPKSTQRTLKEKIAEEEEKYKGLTGAEVDKMPKDELRLLIKDLEKDMKEAAARLDFERAAELRNKLYALKGFDK; from the coding sequence ATGAAAGAATTTAAGCTCAAGTCACCTTATAAACCGTTAGGTGACCAGCCAAAAGCAATCAACTCTCTGGCTGAGGGTATAAAAAAAGGCATTAAGGAACAGACACTTCTGGGTGTGACCGGTTCAGGTAAGACTTTTACAATGGCAAATGTCATTGAAAAGGTTCAAAAGCCTACTCTTGTTATTTCACACAATAAAACTTTAGCTGCACAGCTGTATGAAGAATTCAAGGAATTTTTCCCGGACAATGCAGTAGAGTATTTTGTCAGCTATTATGACTATTACCAGCCGGAAGCCTATGTTCCACGTACAGATACCTTTATCGATAAGGAAGCATCCATCAACGAAGATATTGACATGATGAGACACTCTGCAACACAGTCTCTGCTTTCAAGGGATGACGTTATTGTTGTAAGCAGTGTAAGCTGCATTTATGGTATTGGTTCACCGGAGGATTATGGTGAGTTTGCTTTTGGAATTGCAGTGGGAGACATTTATGAGAGATCTGAAATTCTCTCACGTTTGGTTTTTATGCAGTATGAGCGCAATGACATTGAATTTGACCGTGGTCAGTTCAGGGTTCGAGGGGATGTCATTGAAATCAATCCTGTTCACGGAACACCACCGATAAGAATAGAGCTTTTCGGTGATGAAATCGATGCAATCAGCATTATAGACAAGGTCACAGGAAAAAAACAGGAATCACTTCAAAGATACATGATTTTCCCCGCAAAGCACTTTGTAGTTGGCCAGGACAAGATGGATGTGGCTCTTGCAAACATCAAACAGGAACTTGATGAAAGACTTAATGAGCTGAATTTAACCGGAAAACTCCTTGAAGCACAAAGACTGGAGCAGAGAACCCGCTTTGACATTGAAATGCTTCAGGAGATGGGATACTGTCCTGGTGTAGAAAACTATTCAATGCATTTGTCAGGTCGTAACTGGGGAGACAAACCTTATTCCCTTTTAAAATATTTCCCTGATGATTTCCTGACAATAATCGATGAATCTCACGTTACTGTTCCTCAAATCAGGGGAATGTATAATGGTGACAGGGCACGTAAGGAAACCCTGGTTGAATACGGTTTCAGACTGCCTTCCGCTAAGGAAAACCGTCCTTTGAGATTTGATGAGTTTGAATCATCCGTCAATCAGGTAATCTATGTATCTGCAACACCTGCACAATATGAACTTGCAAAATCAAGAAACGTTGTTGAGCAGATTATCAGACCTACAGGACTGGTTGACCCTGAAGTTATCATAAGACCGGTTACAGGACAAGTTGAAGACTTGCTTGAAGAGGTTAGAAAAACAGCCAAAAAGGACGAAAGAGTACTTGTAACCACATTAACAAAGAGAATGGCTGAAGATTTAACAGATTATTATGCAAGAATTGGCGTTAAAGTAAGATATATGCATTCTGAAATCGACACATTGGAGAGAATTGACATTGTTGATGATTTGAGACGTGGTAAATTCGATGTGCTGGTCGGTGTAAACCTTTTAAGGGAAGGTCTGGATTTGCCTGAAGTGTCTCTGGTAGCTATTCTGGATGCTGATAAGGAAGGATTTTTAAGAAATCAGACTTCACTGATACAGACTATAGGGCGTGCTGCAAGAAACGTCAACGGCCGTGTAATAATGTATGTGGATGAAATGACTGATTCAGTTCAAAATGCATACGACATCACTCTCAAAAGGCGTAAGCTGCAGATGAAATACAATGAAGTTCATGGAATCACACCAAAATCCACTCAGAGAACCTTAAAAGAAAAAATTGCTGAGGAAGAGGAAAAATACAAAGGCCTTACAGGTGCCGAAGTTGATAAAATGCCTAAGGATGAACTTCGCTTATTGATTAAAGATCTGGAAAAGGACATGAAGGAAGCAGCTGCAAGGCTTGACTTTGAAAGAGCTGCTGAGCTGAGAAACAAACTTTATGCTTTAAAGGGTTTTGACAAGTAA
- the cobQ gene encoding cobyric acid synthase CobQ: MSKCIMVQGTSSNAGKSMLVAALCRIYKNRGYKVAPFKSQNMSLNSYTTKENGEIGIAQMLQAEAAMIEPSIHMNPVLLKPKGDFTSNVIIQGKSIGDMNFYDYQHKYHDTAFNAIKESFKILSEEYDIIVIEGAGSPAEINMRDQDIANMEIAHLADANVILIADIEMGGVFAAIAGTYVLLDDYDRSRLKATVINKFRGNLDILKPGLDRIEEITGEPVLGVLPYDETLKLPEEDSASLTTHVFAEDKDITIGVIRLPKIANFTDIDPFEYEEDVALKMIGINDDIGDVDAILIPGTRNSTEDMFALRQSGLADKIIEKSSEIPIVGICGGLQILGNVIHDDDKRESKHGTLNGLGLLDIESEFSRAGKIVTQSVATIPDDLKGLVGEIFKDIAGEEVTGYEIHEGTTKLLESNPLLNIKKGQGNNEDGLVDGASSDNVFATYFHGIFHNYNFRREFLNYLRVKKGLEAKYGEDPYETQKDYSLNRLAEIVEENLDMDIIDELIFGKKE; encoded by the coding sequence ATGTCAAAATGTATCATGGTTCAGGGAACCTCTTCAAACGCCGGAAAAAGTATGCTTGTAGCAGCATTATGTAGAATATATAAGAACAGAGGATATAAAGTAGCTCCATTCAAATCCCAAAATATGTCTTTAAATTCATACACCACAAAAGAAAATGGTGAAATTGGAATTGCTCAGATGCTGCAGGCGGAAGCGGCAATGATTGAACCCAGCATACATATGAATCCCGTTTTATTAAAACCAAAAGGAGATTTCACATCAAACGTAATCATTCAGGGAAAATCAATAGGTGACATGAACTTTTATGATTACCAGCACAAATACCATGATACAGCATTCAATGCAATAAAAGAAAGCTTCAAAATACTATCTGAGGAATATGACATAATCGTAATTGAAGGGGCAGGTTCACCGGCCGAGATTAACATGCGAGACCAGGATATAGCAAATATGGAAATCGCACATCTTGCCGATGCCAACGTTATTCTAATAGCAGACATTGAAATGGGAGGAGTTTTTGCAGCCATTGCCGGAACATACGTTTTACTTGATGATTATGACAGGTCCCGTCTTAAAGCAACTGTAATCAACAAGTTCAGAGGTAATTTGGATATTTTAAAGCCAGGGCTTGACAGAATCGAAGAGATAACCGGCGAACCTGTACTGGGAGTGCTTCCTTATGATGAAACATTGAAACTGCCTGAAGAGGATTCAGCATCACTGACAACACATGTGTTTGCAGAAGACAAGGACATAACAATAGGAGTAATCAGATTACCGAAAATAGCTAATTTCACAGATATCGACCCGTTTGAGTACGAAGAGGACGTTGCGCTTAAAATGATTGGTATCAATGACGATATAGGTGATGTTGATGCAATTCTAATTCCAGGAACCCGTAACTCAACAGAAGACATGTTTGCTCTTCGCCAAAGTGGCCTTGCTGACAAGATTATTGAAAAATCATCAGAAATTCCAATCGTTGGAATATGCGGAGGCCTGCAGATTTTGGGAAATGTAATTCATGATGATGACAAACGTGAATCCAAGCATGGAACCTTAAACGGACTTGGACTTTTAGATATTGAATCCGAGTTTTCAAGAGCAGGTAAAATCGTGACACAGTCCGTTGCAACAATACCTGATGATTTGAAAGGATTAGTCGGAGAAATATTTAAAGACATAGCCGGTGAAGAGGTGACAGGATATGAGATTCATGAAGGAACCACTAAACTTTTAGAATCAAATCCTCTTTTAAACATTAAAAAAGGACAGGGAAACAATGAAGACGGACTTGTTGACGGTGCCTCTTCAGATAACGTATTTGCAACTTATTTCCATGGAATATTCCATAACTATAATTTCAGAAGAGAATTTTTAAATTATTTAAGAGTTAAAAAAGGTCTTGAAGCAAAATACGGTGAAGATCCTTACGAAACCCAAAAGGATTATTCTTTAAACAGACTGGCTGAAATCGTTGAAGAAAATCTGGATATGGATATCATCGATGAATTAATATTTGGAAAAAAAGAATAA